In Oryza sativa Japonica Group chromosome 2, ASM3414082v1, the following are encoded in one genomic region:
- the LOC9267555 gene encoding uncharacterized protein — protein sequence MKSLCPKPGKGGKIHPSPLGGGDGDPVRAALRLLPAAILALATALRPEDQQVLAYLVTRCLQGAGAAHHPEREHPPARGGGGGRRRRGAHPPAIGCGCFDCYTSFWSRWDCSPSRELIHDAIEAFEDHLAAAESSAPPSSSSSKRRDKGKRRPPPPPSPMSPKVTPAQQQPPQPAEKVHDASPPPSSLFPPLPPPPPPAPEATTTFESDDDNDEKVPEDPSAAAAENASEGEEEEEEEEERKRGWADVMGMLNLRLWGIWSPAVESAT from the coding sequence ATGAAGTCGCTGTGCCCCAAACCAGGCAAGGGCGGCAAGATCCACCCCTCcccactcggcggcggcgacggcgaccccgTCCGCGCGGCGCtgcgcctcctccccgccgccatcctcgCGCTCGCCACCGCCCTCCGCCCCGAGGACCAGCAGGTGCTCGCGTACCTGGTCACCCGCTGCCTCCAGGGTGCCGGCGCTGCGCACCACCCGGAGCGGGAGCACCCGCCCgcacgcggcggaggcggggggcgccgccgccgcggcgcgcaccCGCCGGCCATCGGGTGCGGCTGCTTCGACTGCTACACCAGCTTCTGGTCGCGCTGGGACTGCTCCCCGAGCCGCGAGCTCATCCACGACGCCATCGAGGCGTTCgaggaccacctcgccgccgccgagtcgtccgcccctccgtcctcctcctcctccaagcgCCGCGACAAGGGCAAGCGcaggccacctccgccgccgtcgccgatgtCCCCCAAGGTCACCccggcgcagcagcagccgccgcagccggcCGAGAAGGTCCATgacgcctcccctcccccatcctccctattccctccccttcctccgccACCCCCTCCCGCTCCTGAGGCGACGACCACCTTCGAgagcgacgacgacaacgacgagaaGGTCCCCGAAgacccatccgccgccgcggcggagaatgcgtcggagggggaggaggaggaggaggaggaggaggagcggaagCGCGGGTGGGCGGACGTGATGGGGATGCTTAACCTGCGGCTTTGGGGGATTTGGAGTCCGGCCGTGGAGAGCGCCACCTAG
- the LOC112937907 gene encoding NDR1/HIN1-like protein 6, which yields MAFHDHVTFQDDEIDLEAGHTPPPPPPPADHETKLPKRQQQQRKKKKKRGCCCRLACAALVLVAAVAAAAGALYLALDPRLPRYAIESLTVQAFDMDYDGHGGEYGYGDPQLTARASFDAAVRFENPNRAIDISYEEGSSLAVFYGGHRLSEGALPAFYQGHGDAGVVHVAMGDATLEGAGAVAEAMQQVVGGGGELPLVFRGEVPVRVKVGPITTGKLTPTIRCDLVLDRLSTEGEIRVKNMSCKIKLW from the coding sequence ATGGCGTTCCACGACCACGTGACGTTCCAAGACGACGAGATCGACCTCGAGGCCGGacacacgccgccgccgccgccgccgccggcggatcaCGAAACCAAATTACCgaagcggcagcagcagcagaggaagaagaagaagaagcgcggctgctgctgccggcTCGCCTGCGCCGCGCTCGTCCtggtggccgccgtcgccgccgccgccggggcgctGTACCTGGCGCTGGACCCGAGGCTGCCCCGGTACGCGATCGAGTCGCTCACGGTGCAGGCCTTCGACATGGACTAcgacggccacggcggcgagtATGGCTACGGCGACCCGCAGCTGACGGCGCGGGCCAGCTTCGACGCCGCGGTGCGGTTCGAGAACCCCAACCGCGCCATCGACATCTCGTACGAGGAAGGGTCCAGCCTCGCCGTGTTCTACGGCGGCCACCGGCTGTCGGAGGGCGCGCTGCCGGCGTTCTACCAGGGCCACGGCGACGCCGGGGTGGTGCACGTCGCGATGGGCGACGCGACGCTGGAGGGCGCGGGCGCCGTGGCTGAGGCCATGCAGCAggttgtcggcggcggcggcgagctgccgCTCGTGTTCCGCGGCGAGGTGCCGGTGCGGGTGAAGGTTGGGCCGATCACGACGGGGAAGCTGACGCCGACCATCCGGTGCGACCTGGTGCTCGACAGGCTCAGCACCGAGGGGGAGATCAGGGTCAAGAACATGAGCTGCAAGATTAAGCTCTGGTGA
- the LOC4329443 gene encoding gamma carbonic anhydrase-like 1, mitochondrial produces MAAASLSRLSHRAAAPSLRRLLSATASAPSPAAASPPPPPPSAAAAAAAGADRVRWDYRGQRQLVPLGQWMPKVAVDAYVAPEAVLAGQVTVYDGASVWSGAVLRGDLNKITLGFCANVQERCVLHAAWSAPTGLPADTLVDRYVTVGAYCLLRSCTIEPECIIGQHSILMEGSLVETNSILEAGSVLPPGRRIPTGELWAGNPARFVRKLTNEEIMEIPKLAVAINDLMQSHFSEFLPYSTAYLEVEKLKKSFSIPL; encoded by the exons atggccgccgcctcgctctcGCGCCTCTCCCACCGGGCCGCGGcgccctccctccgccgcctcctctccgccaccgcatcggccccttcccccgccgcggcgtcgcccccaccgccgcccccctccgccgccgcggccgccgcggcgggcgcggatCGGGTGCGGTGGGACTACCGCGGGCAGCGCCAGCTGGTGCCGCTCGGGCAGTGGATGCCCAAGGTGGCCGTCGACGCCTACGTCGCCCCCGAGGCCGTGCTGGCCGGGCAGGTCACCGTCTACGACGGCGCCTCCGTGTGGAGCGGCGCCGTGCTGCGCGGCGACCTCAACAAGATCACCCTCGGCTTCTGCGCCAACGTCCAGGAGCGATGCGTCCTCCACGCCGCCTGGTCGGCGCCCACAG GACTACCAGCTGACACCCTTGTTGACCGGTATGTGACAGTGGGTGCATACTGTCTGTTGCGCTCATGCACTATTGAACCTGAGTGCATCATCGGTCAGCATTCCATCCTCATGGAAGGTTCATTGGTTGAAACCAACTCAATCCTTGAAGCTGGCTCTGTCCTGCCCCCTGGAAGGAGGATTCCAACTGGTGAGCTCTGGGCTGGTAATCCAGCTAGGTTTGTTCGGAAGCTAACCAATGAAGAGATCATGGAAATCCCAAAGCTCGCGGTGGCAATCAACGATTTGATGCAAAGCCATTTTTCGGAGTTCCTTCCGTACTCCACTGCTTATTTGGAGGTGGAGAAGTTGAAGAAATCGTTTTCAATTCCTCTGTAa
- the LOC4329444 gene encoding uncharacterized protein, which produces MADWGPVVIATVLFVLLTPGLLFQLPAHGRIVGFGTMHTSGVAVLVHAVIYFALITIFLIAIGVHIYAG; this is translated from the coding sequence ATGGCGGATTGGGGGCCGGTGGTGATCGCGACGGTGCTGTTCGTGCTGCTCACGCCGGGGCTGCTGTTCCAGCTGCCGGCGCACGGCCGGATCGTGGGCTTCGGCACCATGCACACCagcggcgtcgccgtcctcgtccacgCCGTCATCTACTTCGCCCTCATCACCATCTTCCTCATCGCCATCGGCGTCCACATCTACGCCGGCTAG